In Topomyia yanbarensis strain Yona2022 chromosome 2, ASM3024719v1, whole genome shotgun sequence, one DNA window encodes the following:
- the LOC131684220 gene encoding V-type proton ATPase catalytic subunit A, with protein sequence MANLNKIAEEERESKFGYVYAVSGPVVTAERMSGSAMYELVRVGYYELVGEIIRLEGDMATIQVYEETSGVTVGDPVLRTGKPLSVELGPGIMGSIFDGIQRPLKDINELTDSIYIPKGVNIPCLSRTQSWDFNPLNVKVGSHITGGDLYGLVHENTLVKHKLLVPPRAKGTIRHIAAPGNYTVDDVILETEFDGEINKYTMLQVWPVRQPRPVTEKLPANHPLLTGQRVLDSLFPCVQGGTTAIPGAFGCGKTVISQALSKYSNSDVIVYVGCGERGNEMSEVLRDFPELSVEIDGVTESIMKRTALVANTSNMPVAAREASIYTGITLSEYFRDMGYNVSMMADSTSRWAEALREISGRLAEMPADSGYPAYLGARLASFYERAGRVKCLGNPEREGSVSIVGAVSPPGGDFSDPVTSATLGIVQVFWGLDKKLAQRKHFPSINWLISYSKYMRALDDFYDKNFPEFVPLRTKVKEILQEEEDLSEIVQLVGKASLAETDKITLEVAKLLKDDFLQQNSYSAYDRFCPFYKTVGMLRNIIGFYDMARHAVETTAQSENKITWNVIRDAMGNVLYQLSSMKFKDPVKDGEAKIKADFDQLYEDLQQGFRNLED encoded by the exons TCGTCACTGCTGAACGCATGTCCGGATCCGCTATGTACGAGTTGGTGCGTGTCGGTTACTACGAGCTGGTCGGTGAGATCATTAGGTTGGAAGGCGACATGGCTACCATCCAGGTTTACGAGGAAACCTCCGGCGTTACCGTCGGCGATCCCGTGCTGCGTACCGGCAAACCCCTCTCAGTCGAACTCGGCCCCG GTATCATGGGTAGCATTTTTGACGGTATCCAGCGGCCACTGAAGGACATTAACGAGCTAACTGACTCGATCTACATCCCAAAAGGTGTCAACATTCCGTGTCTGTCACGTACCCAGAGCTGGGATTTTAACCCGTTGAATGTGAAGGTTGGTTCCCACATCACCGGTGGAGATCTGTACGGTTTGGTGCACGAGAACACACTGGTTAAGCATAAATTGCTGGTACCCCCACGTGCTAAGGGTACGATTCGTCACATTGCGGCACCTGGCAACTACACAGTGGATGATGTTATCTTGGAAACGGAGTTCGATGGAGAGATCAACAAGTACACCATGTTACAGGTTTGGCCCGTACGTCAACCTCGCCCGGTGACAGAAAAACTACCCGCCAATCATCCTCTGCTTACTGGACAGCGTGTGTTGGACTCTCTATTCCCTTGCGTCCAGGGCGGTACCACTGCCATTCCCGGTGCTTTCGGTTGTGGCAAAACTGTCATCTCACAAGCTCTTTCCAAATATTCTAACTCGGATGTTATCGTCTACGTCGGCTGCGGAGAACGTGGTAACGAGATGTCTGAGGTGTTGCGTGATTTCCCTGAGCTGTCGGTTGAAATTGACGGTGTCACTGAGTCTATCATGAAGCGTACTGCGCTGGTCGCCAACACTTCCAACATGCCTGTTGCTGCTCGTGAAGCTTCCATCTACACTGGTATCACTTTGTCCGAATACTTCCGTGATATGGGTTACAACGTGTCCATGATGGCTGATTCGACATCCCGTTGGGCTGAGGCTCTTCGTGAAATCTCTGGCCGTCTCGCTGAAATGCCTGCCGATTCGGGTTATCCAGCTTATCTGGGTGCTCGTCTGGCCTCTTTCTATGAGCGTGCCGGTCGCGTCAAGTGTCTGGGTAATCCTGAACGCGAGGGTTCCGTTTCGATTGTCGGTGCTGTATCACCGCCCGGTGGTGATTTCTCTGATCCCGTTACATCGGCCACACTTGGTATCGTACAGGTGTTTTGGGGTTTGGACAAAAAGCTGGCCCAGCGCAAGCATTTCCCATCGATCAATTGGTTGATTTCGTACAG TAAATATATGCGTGCCCTGGATGATTTCTACGACAAAAATTTCCCCGAGTTCGTACCACTGCGTACAAAGGTCAAGGAAATTCTGCAGGAAgaagaagatctgtccgaaaTCGTGCAGTTGGTCGGTAAGGCATCGTTAGCCGAAACGGATAAGATTACGCTCGAGGTTGCCAAACTGTTGAAGGACGATTTCCTCCAGCAGAATTCATACTCGGCGTACGATCGTTTCTGTCCGTTCTATAAGACCGTCGGAATGCTGCGAAACATTATCGGTTTTTACGATATGGCTCGGCACGCCGTGGAAACTACAGCGCAGTCAGAGAACAAAATCACCTGGAATGTGATCCGTGACGCGATGGGTAACGTTTTGTACCAGCTGTCGTCGATGAAGTTCAAG GATCCGGTGAAAGACGGTGAAGCAAAGATCAAAGCTGATTTCGATCAGCTGTATGAAGATCTGCAGCAAGGTTTCCGCAACCTAGAGGACTAA